A window from Dehalobacter sp. DCA encodes these proteins:
- a CDS encoding cupin domain-containing protein: protein MEKHFLKNIDFGKVLDMASLVDYQNGQVVSRTLAQNKALSLTLFAFDLGEEISSHSSGGDAMVYILDGSARITIGSQDHVLEKGQTIVMPAAIPHAIFAAAKFKMLLIVVFNIDS from the coding sequence ATGGAAAAACATTTTCTTAAAAACATTGATTTTGGTAAAGTTCTGGATATGGCTTCTTTGGTAGATTACCAGAACGGTCAGGTCGTCAGCAGAACGCTGGCCCAGAACAAAGCCTTAAGTCTGACACTTTTTGCGTTTGATCTGGGAGAAGAGATCAGCTCCCACTCCTCTGGCGGAGATGCGATGGTCTACATCCTTGATGGCAGCGCCCGGATCACGATCGGATCTCAGGACCATGTGCTGGAAAAAGGCCAGACCATCGTCATGCCTGCAGCTATCCCACACGCCATATTTGCTGCCGCGAAATTCAAAATGCTACTGATCGTTGTATTCAATATTGACTCATAA
- a CDS encoding APC family permease gives MVSALKRFLIGRPLKSTELGEQKLNKKKALAILSSDALSSVAYGPEQILIVLFTVGTAAFWYSVPIAIGVLVLLIALILSYRQIIFAYPHGGGAYVVSKNNLGMNSGLIAGGSLLVDYILTVAVSVSAGTDALTSAFPALHAHTVAIAVFFVLLITVLNLRGIRESASILAYPVYLFVAALFILIGVGLYNVFTGQVPAELHAAVGTPVAGISLFILLKAFASGCSALTGVEAISNAIPNFKEPAPNNAAKTLMAMGSLLAILFSGIVFLAFYYGIAPNAQETVVSQMAEGIFGRNFIYYFIQGTTALILILAANTGYSAFPLLAVNLAKDKFIPRMFTIRGDRLGFSNGILILGILSILLIVAFKGRTERLIPLYAIGVFIPFTLAQTGMIVKWFREKPKGWMPKLIINSLGALISLVVVMMFLLTKFTQVWPILIFLPLIILLFHRIHKHYMDVAEQLRVSAAEPTVPIKGNIIIIPVASITRVVENALNYAKSLSANQIIAVSVCFDKEEEKKLEEKWEKWNPDVRLVTLNSLHRSIIHPLTKFIDMIEHKATDQNYQIMVLIPEFIPKKGWHHILHNQSSLLIRTHLLYRRNVCVATIPYHLQK, from the coding sequence ATGGTATCTGCCCTTAAACGCTTCTTAATCGGGCGTCCCTTAAAATCAACGGAGCTTGGCGAACAGAAGTTGAACAAGAAGAAAGCCCTTGCGATTCTTTCTTCCGACGCTTTATCCTCGGTAGCGTACGGCCCGGAACAAATCCTGATCGTTCTCTTTACGGTCGGAACGGCAGCATTCTGGTATTCTGTTCCGATCGCGATCGGCGTTTTGGTTCTCTTAATCGCTTTAATCCTGTCGTACCGGCAGATCATTTTTGCTTATCCGCACGGCGGCGGAGCGTATGTCGTATCGAAGAACAACCTCGGCATGAATTCAGGCTTAATCGCCGGAGGCTCCCTGCTGGTCGACTACATTCTGACTGTAGCGGTTAGTGTATCTGCGGGAACCGATGCGCTTACCTCAGCTTTCCCGGCCTTGCATGCCCATACGGTAGCGATCGCTGTGTTTTTTGTTCTCTTAATTACGGTCCTTAATCTGCGCGGGATAAGAGAATCCGCTTCTATCCTGGCCTATCCTGTCTATTTGTTTGTGGCCGCCCTGTTTATCTTAATTGGTGTCGGTCTGTACAATGTCTTTACCGGTCAAGTACCGGCTGAACTGCATGCGGCTGTCGGCACACCTGTCGCAGGAATAAGCCTGTTTATTCTGCTCAAGGCCTTTGCCTCCGGCTGTTCGGCTTTGACTGGCGTTGAAGCTATCTCCAACGCGATCCCGAATTTTAAAGAGCCCGCTCCGAATAATGCGGCCAAAACATTGATGGCGATGGGTAGTTTGCTCGCAATATTATTTTCGGGGATTGTGTTTCTGGCCTTTTATTATGGAATAGCCCCGAATGCACAGGAAACGGTTGTTTCCCAAATGGCTGAGGGAATATTCGGACGTAATTTTATCTACTACTTTATTCAGGGTACAACCGCGTTAATTTTGATTCTGGCCGCAAATACCGGATACTCGGCTTTCCCTTTGCTGGCTGTGAATCTTGCTAAAGACAAATTTATTCCAAGGATGTTCACGATCCGCGGAGACCGTCTTGGATTCTCCAATGGAATCCTTATCCTTGGCATTTTATCGATCCTTTTAATTGTGGCTTTTAAAGGACGAACAGAACGCCTGATTCCGCTTTATGCGATTGGCGTGTTTATTCCGTTCACCCTGGCCCAGACCGGAATGATCGTGAAATGGTTCCGCGAAAAGCCGAAAGGCTGGATGCCAAAGCTGATTATTAATTCGCTCGGGGCGCTGATCAGCCTCGTCGTTGTCATGATGTTCCTGTTAACCAAGTTTACGCAGGTTTGGCCGATTTTAATCTTCCTGCCGTTGATTATTCTGCTCTTCCACAGAATCCACAAGCATTATATGGACGTCGCAGAACAGCTTCGGGTATCAGCGGCTGAACCAACAGTACCGATTAAAGGAAATATTATCATTATTCCTGTCGCAAGCATCACGCGCGTGGTGGAAAATGCGTTAAACTATGCGAAATCGCTGTCGGCAAACCAGATCATTGCGGTAAGTGTTTGCTTTGATAAGGAAGAAGAGAAAAAGCTCGAGGAAAAGTGGGAGAAATGGAATCCCGACGTCCGTTTGGTAACGTTGAATTCTCTACACCGGAGTATTATCCACCCGCTGACCAAATTTATCGATATGATCGAACACAAAGCAACCGATCAGAATTATCAGATCATGGTTCTGATCCCGGAATTTATTCCGAAAAAAGGATGGCACCATATTCTGCATAACCAGTCGAGCTTACTAATCCGCACACATTTGTTATATCGGAGAAATGTGTGCGTGGCGACGATACCGTACCATTTACAAAAATGA
- a CDS encoding cation-translocating P-type ATPase translates to MTEQQIRELQGLSSSEARQLQERFGKNELVPEKKESFPHKILQVISEPMFLLLLIAAVIYFILGEPRDGAIMLVFVVGIISIEVIQEWKTDQTLRALKDLSTPKISVLRDGMMQIINSSDLVPGDIMFIAEGVKVPADGTVLKASTLCVDESSLTGESAGVWKVVYGDKAANGELSLDSKEYWRRDYCYAGTLVTQGTGTIRVDQIGPATEYGKIGQEIAAAPDRPTPLEKQTGKLVKLCAGIAAVLFALVGVVTYFNLPDHVGSERVIESILSGITLAMAMIPEEFPVILTVFLSMGAWRLAKKQSLVRRLSSVETLGAVSVLCVDKTGTITMNQMTVRDTWSLNDDGKGLIRIMGMGCEPDAYDPMEKAMIAYCEVQGIGRELLFGGELIKEYAFTDQTKMMGHVWQNENELVVAAKGSPERILDVCSLTDQERKVAEHKIREMSQQGLRVIAVGQMVLAGKEEVPDTLPECRLQLCGMVGLADPPRESVKQDIQICNKAGVRVVMITGDNGITASTIARQINMPNCDKIITGDELNQMSEEELREKVKDVSIFSRVIPEHKMRIVKAFKDNGEIVAMTGDGVNDAPALKYADIGIAMGKRGSEVSREAADLVLLDDNFSTIVDTIKDGRRIYDNIRKAVGYVFTIHIPIAFASLLAPFLGISPASLLLLPLHVVLLEVVIDPTCSIVLERQPAERDIMDQPPRNPNEKLLTAKILSKSVLQGLVIFGASFGTYFTVLNNHPDQASLARTMALAIILLANLVLVQVNSSNTDSAFRSFAKLIRDKVMWMVNIGTIAGLLLIIYTPLNHLLKLAPLSWKQLILAAALAVVSVGWYEVVKGFKRWKRT, encoded by the coding sequence ATGACAGAACAACAAATCAGGGAACTGCAGGGACTTTCAAGTTCCGAAGCCAGACAGCTTCAGGAAAGGTTCGGAAAGAATGAGTTGGTGCCTGAAAAAAAAGAAAGCTTTCCGCACAAGATCCTGCAGGTAATCAGTGAACCAATGTTTTTGCTGCTGCTCATTGCGGCTGTGATCTATTTTATCCTCGGAGAACCCCGGGACGGCGCTATCATGCTTGTTTTTGTTGTCGGGATTATCAGCATAGAAGTCATCCAGGAATGGAAAACCGACCAAACACTTAGGGCTTTGAAGGATTTATCCACGCCGAAGATTTCCGTACTGCGCGATGGGATGATGCAGATCATCAACAGTTCGGACCTGGTGCCCGGCGACATCATGTTTATTGCTGAAGGCGTCAAAGTGCCGGCGGATGGCACGGTTTTAAAAGCGAGTACACTATGTGTCGATGAATCCTCGCTGACCGGCGAATCGGCAGGTGTCTGGAAAGTTGTCTACGGAGATAAGGCTGCCAATGGGGAATTGTCCCTCGACAGCAAAGAATACTGGCGGCGGGACTATTGCTACGCCGGGACGCTGGTTACCCAGGGCACCGGAACGATCAGGGTCGATCAAATCGGCCCGGCCACCGAATACGGGAAAATCGGGCAGGAGATAGCCGCTGCGCCTGACCGTCCGACCCCGCTGGAAAAACAAACCGGAAAACTGGTCAAGCTGTGCGCGGGAATTGCCGCAGTCTTATTCGCACTGGTCGGAGTCGTGACCTATTTCAATCTGCCGGACCATGTTGGCAGTGAACGGGTCATTGAAAGCATTTTGTCTGGGATCACCCTGGCCATGGCCATGATCCCGGAGGAGTTTCCTGTTATTTTGACCGTGTTTCTATCCATGGGTGCCTGGCGGCTGGCTAAAAAGCAGTCACTGGTCAGAAGATTGTCGTCCGTAGAAACGCTCGGGGCAGTATCCGTTCTTTGCGTCGATAAAACAGGTACCATTACCATGAACCAAATGACGGTCCGGGATACCTGGAGTCTGAACGACGATGGCAAAGGGTTGATCCGGATTATGGGCATGGGCTGCGAGCCGGATGCCTATGACCCGATGGAGAAGGCTATGATTGCTTACTGTGAAGTGCAAGGGATAGGCAGAGAGCTCCTTTTTGGCGGAGAGCTGATCAAAGAATATGCGTTCACGGACCAGACCAAGATGATGGGACACGTCTGGCAAAATGAAAATGAGCTTGTGGTTGCAGCCAAAGGCTCGCCTGAACGTATTCTGGACGTATGCAGTCTGACGGATCAGGAGAGAAAAGTTGCCGAGCACAAAATCAGAGAAATGTCGCAGCAGGGTCTGCGGGTGATTGCCGTTGGCCAAATGGTACTGGCCGGCAAAGAGGAAGTCCCGGACACCCTGCCGGAATGCCGGCTGCAGCTTTGTGGCATGGTGGGTCTTGCCGACCCGCCGCGGGAATCTGTTAAGCAGGATATTCAAATCTGCAACAAAGCCGGGGTCCGGGTCGTTATGATCACCGGAGATAACGGGATTACGGCAAGCACGATTGCCAGGCAGATTAACATGCCGAACTGCGATAAGATTATCACCGGCGATGAGCTAAATCAAATGAGCGAGGAAGAACTGCGTGAGAAAGTCAAGGATGTCAGTATCTTTTCCAGGGTGATTCCGGAACATAAAATGAGAATCGTCAAAGCTTTTAAAGATAACGGCGAGATTGTCGCGATGACCGGAGACGGCGTCAATGATGCGCCAGCCTTGAAATATGCCGATATTGGGATTGCAATGGGCAAGCGCGGTTCTGAGGTTTCTCGTGAGGCTGCCGATTTGGTCCTGCTGGATGACAACTTTTCAACCATTGTTGATACCATTAAGGATGGCCGAAGAATCTATGATAACATCAGAAAAGCCGTGGGCTATGTTTTCACGATCCATATCCCGATCGCATTTGCCTCTTTACTTGCACCCTTCCTGGGAATCAGTCCGGCGAGTCTTTTGCTGTTGCCGCTGCACGTGGTACTGCTTGAAGTTGTTATTGACCCCACCTGTTCAATTGTGCTGGAGCGGCAGCCGGCCGAACGGGATATCATGGATCAGCCTCCGCGGAATCCCAATGAAAAGCTGCTCACTGCAAAAATACTGTCTAAAAGTGTCCTACAGGGTCTCGTGATCTTTGGTGCATCATTCGGAACCTATTTCACTGTTTTAAACAACCATCCTGATCAGGCTTCTCTGGCCAGGACCATGGCACTAGCGATTATTTTGCTGGCAAACCTAGTGCTGGTTCAGGTGAACAGCTCCAATACGGATTCTGCTTTTCGGTCTTTTGCGAAACTGATTAGAGATAAGGTCATGTGGATGGTAAATATTGGAACAATAGCAGGATTACTTCTTATTATCTATACACCGCTGAATCACTTATTGAAGCTCGCGCCGTTGTCCTGGAAACAGCTTATCCTGGCCGCTGCTTTGGCCGTCGTATCTGTCGGATGGTATGAGGTTGTCAAAGGGTTTAAGCGCTGGAAAAGAACATAA
- a CDS encoding response regulator, whose translation MSNKSLLLIVEDDEKICNFISAILTSNDYQIIRTARGKEAVSMAASYSPDLILLDLGLPDMDGVEVLRTIRQWSGIPIIVVSARGQEREKVEALDLGADDYLTKPFGTSELLARIRTGIRHSQKNVSVSFPESEKMTVGDLEINYQKRLVSMAGKEIHLTPIEYKIIVLLSKNTGKVLTHDFIMKEIWGPYTNEIQALRVNMANIRRKLEINPAEPRYILTEVGVGYRMVEEI comes from the coding sequence ATGAGTAACAAATCTTTGCTCCTGATTGTCGAAGATGATGAAAAAATCTGCAACTTTATTTCGGCGATCCTGACTTCCAATGATTATCAGATTATCCGGACGGCCCGGGGGAAAGAAGCTGTCTCAATGGCGGCATCCTATTCGCCCGATTTGATCCTGCTCGATCTCGGTTTGCCGGATATGGACGGCGTGGAAGTGCTGCGTACGATCAGGCAGTGGAGTGGAATCCCGATCATCGTTGTGTCGGCCCGCGGACAGGAGCGGGAAAAAGTCGAAGCCCTGGATCTTGGTGCGGACGACTATCTGACAAAACCGTTTGGTACTTCCGAGCTGCTGGCCAGGATAAGAACCGGGATCCGTCATAGTCAAAAGAACGTCAGTGTCAGTTTCCCCGAATCAGAGAAGATGACAGTCGGCGATCTCGAGATAAACTATCAGAAAAGGCTTGTATCCATGGCCGGTAAAGAAATCCACCTTACACCGATTGAGTACAAGATCATCGTGCTGCTTTCCAAAAACACAGGGAAAGTACTGACCCACGATTTCATCATGAAGGAAATATGGGGACCTTACACCAATGAGATCCAAGCTCTCAGGGTCAATATGGCCAATATCCGCAGAAAGCTGGAAATCAACCCTGCAGAACCCAGGTATATTCTAACCGAGGTTGGGGTAGGATACCGAATGGTTGAGGAGATTTAG
- a CDS encoding phosphodiester glycosidase family protein encodes MKKFLAKPYRWAAVLAVLLTFSFVFVLLDTFVIPKNVTEVKQREAAEQQNTSSEQQSAAEDPSESGSETKAAVTDHSYQDENIKITIDTVQAYETTFYVADIRLSDVSYLKTALAENSFGRNLKETTSDMAEEHQAIFAVNGDYYGFRNNGYVLRNGVLYRDTAREAGNDEALVIDDHGNFSIINENAVSADSLTNTWQVLSFGPALIENGEIVVDSTSEVSQSKNSNPRTAIGQVSGLHYIVIVSDGRTEESAGFSLLELAQEFAERGCTIAYNLDGGGSSTMYFNGEIVNHPTDGRSSQQREVSDIVYIGNE; translated from the coding sequence ATGAAAAAATTCTTAGCCAAACCCTACCGTTGGGCGGCCGTCTTAGCTGTTTTACTGACATTTTCTTTTGTTTTTGTTCTGCTGGACACCTTTGTAATTCCAAAGAACGTGACCGAAGTCAAGCAGCGCGAGGCTGCCGAACAGCAAAATACATCCTCTGAGCAGCAAAGTGCAGCAGAGGATCCGTCCGAGTCCGGGTCGGAGACTAAAGCTGCGGTTACCGATCATTCTTATCAGGATGAAAATATCAAAATAACGATTGACACAGTACAGGCGTATGAAACAACCTTTTATGTCGCCGATATCCGGCTCAGCGATGTGTCTTACCTGAAAACGGCGTTGGCCGAGAACAGCTTTGGGCGCAATCTCAAGGAGACGACCTCGGATATGGCCGAAGAACATCAGGCAATCTTCGCGGTCAATGGCGACTACTACGGATTTAGAAATAACGGTTATGTTTTACGCAATGGCGTCTTGTACAGGGATACGGCCCGGGAGGCCGGAAACGATGAAGCCTTGGTGATTGACGACCATGGGAATTTCTCAATTATTAATGAAAATGCGGTCAGTGCCGATTCCCTGACAAATACCTGGCAGGTGCTTTCATTTGGACCAGCCCTGATCGAAAATGGAGAAATCGTGGTAGACAGTACCAGTGAGGTATCCCAGTCCAAAAACAGCAATCCGAGGACCGCGATCGGTCAGGTCTCCGGTCTGCATTATATCGTAATTGTCTCTGACGGCCGGACGGAAGAGAGCGCAGGATTTTCCTTGCTGGAGCTTGCGCAGGAGTTTGCCGAAAGAGGATGTACGATCGCGTATAATTTGGATGGAGGAGGCTCTTCGACCATGTACTTTAACGGAGAAATCGTCAATCATCCGACCGATGGCAGGAGTTCTCAGCAGAGAGAGGTGAGCGACATTGTCTATATCGGTAATGAATAG
- a CDS encoding cation diffusion facilitator family transporter: MADRRVKFALLSIFSNTALIIFKIIAGILSGSVSIISEAIHSSMDLAASIVAFFSVRQSTKPADKDHPYGHGKIENISGLVEGLLIFVAAALIIIEAIKKIFEPSEIEQAAVAIGVMLVSALVNLVVSKKLYQVGKEEESMALEADALHLKTDVYTSLGVGVGILLIELTGVAALDSVVAVIVALLIIKEAFHLCKTAFNFLLDSKLSDEEEAEIEKIISEHSHQFRDYHKLKTRKSGNMKHIDFHITIDHNVTVKEAHDIIGTLKKDMSDKLKNTRVNIHLDPY; this comes from the coding sequence GTGGCTGACAGAAGAGTCAAGTTTGCATTGTTATCCATTTTTTCGAATACTGCGCTGATCATATTTAAGATCATAGCAGGCATTCTGAGTGGTTCCGTCAGTATTATTTCCGAGGCGATCCACTCAAGCATGGACCTTGCCGCATCGATTGTCGCCTTTTTCTCGGTGAGACAGTCAACAAAGCCGGCGGATAAGGATCATCCCTACGGACATGGAAAGATCGAAAATATTTCGGGCCTTGTCGAAGGGCTTCTAATTTTTGTTGCAGCGGCACTGATTATTATTGAAGCTATTAAGAAAATATTTGAGCCTTCCGAGATTGAACAGGCAGCTGTTGCCATCGGAGTGATGCTGGTATCGGCGCTTGTCAATCTGGTTGTATCAAAAAAATTATATCAGGTGGGCAAAGAAGAGGAATCCATGGCCCTGGAAGCAGATGCACTTCACCTGAAAACCGATGTTTATACGTCGTTAGGCGTCGGCGTAGGAATCCTGCTGATTGAACTTACCGGAGTTGCCGCACTGGACTCCGTTGTCGCGGTTATTGTGGCTTTGCTGATCATCAAAGAAGCGTTTCACTTATGCAAAACAGCCTTTAACTTCCTTCTCGACTCGAAGCTCTCTGATGAAGAAGAAGCTGAGATTGAAAAGATCATTTCTGAGCACAGTCATCAATTCAGAGATTATCACAAGCTTAAAACAAGAAAATCAGGAAATATGAAACACATCGATTTTCACATTACGATCGATCACAACGTTACCGTCAAAGAAGCGCATGATATTATTGGAACCCTGAAAAAGGACATGAGTGACAAGTTGAAAAATACCCGCGTGAATATCCATCTTGACCCTTATTAA
- a CDS encoding DUF2127 domain-containing protein: MTTPKTNKQKDILHIGFEIGLLMKGVDGLLEIIGSILLLFLTPDRYNWLIRLLTQHELSEDPQDLFANYLINSSPSFSFSTQHFVVFYLLSHGIIKCILVLLLWRQKLWAYPLAILSLILFVVYQLYRYTFTHSAFLILLTIFDVLMIFLTYKESKQVKSKAM, translated from the coding sequence ATGACAACACCTAAGACAAATAAACAGAAAGATATTCTCCATATCGGCTTCGAAATCGGTTTGCTGATGAAAGGCGTTGACGGTCTACTGGAAATCATCGGCAGTATCTTGCTGCTGTTTCTGACGCCGGACCGGTACAACTGGCTGATACGCCTCTTGACGCAGCATGAATTATCTGAAGACCCGCAAGACTTGTTTGCCAATTACCTGATTAATTCCAGCCCCAGCTTTTCCTTCAGCACGCAGCATTTTGTGGTATTCTACCTGCTGTCACACGGGATCATCAAATGCATTCTCGTGCTTCTGTTATGGCGCCAAAAACTGTGGGCTTATCCTTTGGCCATTTTGTCCTTAATCTTGTTTGTCGTTTACCAGCTTTACCGCTATACGTTCACACATTCCGCATTTCTGATTCTGCTTACGATCTTCGATGTGCTCATGATTTTCCTGACTTACAAAGAATCGAAACAAGTAAAATCTAAGGCTATGTGA
- a CDS encoding site-2 protease family protein, which yields MDFDIVQTLYMLPGIIIGLTFHEFAHAQTAVWFGDDTPRLQGRTSLNPLVHIDIIGFLMLVIAHFGWAKPVQVDTSNFKNRKRDDILVSLAGPVMNLLLAVCFVVLIWATSYIPESVLDKNTLNILQTIFVNAVWMNVVLFVFNLLPIPPLDGSHVVFGLLGLKDSSLYSQIYQMSTFILLILIITNVINIVIGPPIEYIYKFLISPLL from the coding sequence ATGGATTTTGATATTGTTCAAACCCTTTATATGTTACCCGGAATCATTATTGGTCTTACCTTTCATGAGTTTGCACACGCCCAGACCGCAGTGTGGTTCGGTGATGATACGCCCAGACTGCAGGGCAGGACGTCGCTTAACCCGTTGGTTCATATTGACATTATTGGATTTCTGATGCTGGTCATCGCCCATTTTGGCTGGGCTAAGCCTGTTCAGGTTGACACCAGCAATTTTAAAAACAGAAAAAGAGATGACATCCTGGTATCCCTGGCCGGACCGGTGATGAACTTGTTGCTTGCGGTATGTTTCGTGGTCCTGATATGGGCCACCAGTTATATTCCAGAAAGCGTCCTCGATAAAAATACTTTAAATATTCTGCAAACGATCTTTGTTAATGCGGTCTGGATGAATGTCGTCTTGTTTGTTTTTAACCTTCTACCAATCCCGCCGCTTGACGGTTCCCATGTTGTCTTTGGTTTGCTCGGTTTGAAAGACAGTAGTCTGTACAGCCAAATTTATCAGATGAGTACGTTTATCTTACTGATTTTGATTATTACAAATGTGATCAATATCGTGATCGGGCCGCCCATTGAGTATATCTATAAGTTTCTAATCAGTCCTTTACTTTGA
- a CDS encoding carbohydrate-binding domain-containing protein has product MGPKTPNTPNISKKKIIFIGMIAILCVSLLTLTACSSQKTAESDSSSTVLDSTEGRISVEYNDEDTYAEWDDAKASHITFSGESVKTEGSGVSVVDNVITILSAGTYVVSGTIADAQIIVYTEDSKTVRLILNGVDMTCSTSAPIYVLKSEKTVITMADGTKNTLKDGSSYTYSDPKEEEPNAVIFSKSDLTINGSGSLNIKANFKNGITSKDELRIVNGNISINAVNNGIIGRDFIAVKDGSITVNAGDDGFKSSNDADAAKGFILIEAGTIHIAAGEDGMQAETSIWCTDGTIDITSGGGSANSINTKTNSGMMRPGDAAAKATSTDDSTSTASMKGFKAGLAITIEGGTISIDSADDAIHSNGSLTVNSGKINITAGDDGMHSDATLDINAGEVTIAKSYEGIESAVININGGDMNVKSSDDGINGAGGTDSSSVNGRPGQNDFASSGDCSMSINGGTIVVDSGGDGIDINGPVTMTDGKVIVNGPTDNGNGALDYTGSFTVTGGFLAAAGSAGMAEAPDTNSSLYALNINLPSDQQAGTIVRIETADGKEVLTFAPTKTFRNLVVCSSELTKGTTYKIYYGGGSTGTSANGLYSGGTYTAGTCYEEVAISEKVTSVGSYSGGMGGRAGTTQPGSGGGPGGGRGFKR; this is encoded by the coding sequence ATGGGACCTAAGACCCCCAATACTCCCAATATTTCCAAGAAAAAAATAATTTTCATTGGCATGATTGCTATATTGTGCGTATCCCTTTTAACGTTAACAGCTTGCTCCTCACAGAAGACAGCGGAATCGGACAGCTCCAGTACTGTCCTGGACAGTACTGAGGGCCGTATCTCCGTTGAATATAATGATGAAGATACATATGCGGAATGGGATGATGCCAAGGCTTCGCATATTACTTTTTCAGGGGAATCCGTAAAGACAGAGGGAAGCGGAGTCAGCGTCGTCGATAACGTTATAACCATTCTATCTGCAGGTACGTATGTTGTCAGCGGCACAATTGCCGACGCTCAGATTATCGTCTACACCGAGGACAGCAAAACCGTTAGACTGATCCTGAATGGTGTCGATATGACCTGTTCAACCAGTGCACCTATTTATGTGCTGAAATCTGAGAAGACTGTCATTACCATGGCAGACGGCACAAAAAATACGCTGAAGGACGGCTCATCCTACACTTACTCGGATCCTAAAGAAGAGGAACCGAATGCAGTGATCTTCAGTAAAAGTGACCTGACGATTAATGGCAGCGGATCATTGAATATCAAAGCTAACTTCAAAAATGGCATAACGAGCAAAGATGAACTTAGGATCGTGAACGGCAACATTTCCATCAATGCCGTGAATAACGGGATCATTGGCCGTGACTTCATCGCCGTTAAAGATGGTAGTATCACGGTGAATGCAGGAGATGACGGGTTTAAATCTTCTAATGATGCGGATGCTGCTAAAGGCTTTATCCTGATCGAAGCAGGAACAATCCATATTGCCGCTGGTGAAGACGGGATGCAGGCAGAAACAAGCATTTGGTGCACAGACGGAACGATTGATATTACGTCCGGCGGAGGCAGCGCCAACAGCATTAATACAAAAACAAATTCAGGTATGATGAGACCCGGCGATGCCGCGGCCAAAGCAACTTCGACCGATGACAGTACGTCAACTGCCAGTATGAAAGGGTTCAAGGCCGGTTTGGCAATTACGATTGAAGGTGGTACGATCAGCATTGACTCGGCGGACGATGCGATCCATTCCAATGGCAGTTTAACGGTAAACAGCGGAAAGATTAATATTACAGCCGGTGATGACGGGATGCATTCCGATGCAACGCTGGATATTAACGCCGGAGAGGTTACGATTGCGAAATCCTATGAGGGAATTGAAAGTGCTGTGATCAATATCAATGGCGGGGATATGAACGTGAAGTCAAGCGACGATGGTATCAACGGTGCAGGCGGTACAGATTCTTCCTCAGTGAATGGCCGGCCGGGTCAAAATGATTTTGCGTCTTCGGGTGACTGCAGTATGAGTATCAATGGTGGTACCATCGTTGTTGATTCAGGCGGTGATGGGATTGATATCAACGGACCAGTCACCATGACCGATGGAAAGGTAATTGTCAACGGACCAACGGATAACGGCAACGGTGCTCTGGATTATACCGGATCATTCACCGTAACCGGCGGGTTCCTGGCAGCGGCAGGCAGCGCAGGCATGGCAGAGGCTCCGGATACGAATTCATCCCTCTACGCTTTGAACATTAACCTGCCGTCTGATCAGCAGGCCGGTACGATCGTCAGGATCGAAACTGCAGATGGAAAAGAAGTGCTTACTTTCGCGCCGACCAAAACGTTCCGGAACCTGGTCGTATGTTCATCGGAATTAACCAAAGGCACAACCTACAAGATTTATTATGGAGGAGGTTCAACAGGCACCTCTGCCAACGGTCTCTATTCAGGTGGAACCTATACGGCTGGAACATGCTACGAAGAGGTTGCGATTTCCGAGAAGGTTACGAGTGTCGGTTCCTATAGCGGAGGAATGGGCGGCAGAGCCGGGACCACTCAGCCTGGATCCGGTGGCGGGCCGGGAGGCGGAAGAGGCTTCAAACGATAG